The Gemmata palustris genome includes a region encoding these proteins:
- a CDS encoding DUF1232 domain-containing protein → MWRVRLILLTLLYVISPIDLVPEIVFGPVGAIDDVIVIINAIKKLREGNQV, encoded by the coding sequence ATGTGGCGTGTCAGGCTGATTCTTTTGACTTTGCTTTACGTCATCTCGCCCATCGACCTCGTTCCTGAGATCGTCTTCGGACCCGTGGGGGCCATTGATGACGTCATCGTCATCATCAACGCCATCAAAAAACTACGGGAAGGTAACCAAGTCTGA
- a CDS encoding TIGR03067 domain-containing protein — MSRVTFVIFFATFCTTASAADPAADEQKRLQGEWRAVEVELQGKKLTKDDAEAKAMRIVIVADGLTFSSTAKAGRERKMTIKLDPSKAPKHLDLTSLDGQEKDTTAACIYKLDGDRLTICMPYFVPDPSVRPKEFKSGKDDGLMLLTLERMKAK, encoded by the coding sequence ATGAGCCGCGTGACGTTCGTGATCTTCTTCGCGACCTTCTGCACCACCGCCTCCGCAGCGGACCCGGCGGCCGACGAGCAGAAAAGGCTGCAAGGCGAGTGGCGGGCGGTCGAGGTGGAGCTACAGGGCAAGAAGCTGACCAAGGACGATGCCGAGGCCAAGGCCATGCGGATCGTGATCGTGGCCGACGGGCTGACGTTCAGCAGCACCGCGAAGGCCGGGCGCGAGCGGAAGATGACGATCAAGCTGGACCCGAGCAAGGCGCCCAAGCACCTCGACCTGACTTCCCTTGACGGGCAGGAGAAGGACACGACGGCTGCGTGCATTTACAAACTCGACGGGGACCGGCTGACGATCTGTATGCCGTACTTCGTGCCGGACCCGTCCGTGCGGCCCAAGGAGTTCAAGTCCGGCAAGGACGACGGCCTCATGCTGCTCACGCTGGAGCGGATGAAAGCCAAGTGA
- a CDS encoding ParB/RepB/Spo0J family partition protein — MMQQIIELNPFDCLPPPDNRAVTTEDVLAMAASFRANGGQLQPAIVCVHPELPDKQMLLDGFIRNETCKLLGLKLKAVKVDRPFTKAEQAKLRLTANVIRKAMSPLEVANDIMLFIKEEGCTQTEAGEKIGLPQPTVSKYLTVRNLPEDLRQLILDKKLDFNAAYAVATLPTLEMKREAARKIVEGGLKKDDAIALVNSMKGKKQPKQPKKKKFTISFELPPVNAAAALVEHLKTLIARLNKLGDIPPDALAAVLS, encoded by the coding sequence ATGATGCAGCAGATCATTGAACTGAACCCGTTCGACTGCCTGCCGCCTCCCGACAACCGCGCGGTTACCACGGAGGACGTCCTGGCGATGGCGGCCAGCTTCCGGGCCAACGGAGGACAACTGCAACCCGCCATCGTATGCGTCCACCCGGAGCTGCCTGACAAGCAGATGCTCCTGGACGGGTTCATCAGGAACGAAACGTGTAAATTGCTGGGCCTCAAGCTGAAGGCTGTGAAGGTGGACCGGCCGTTTACGAAGGCGGAGCAGGCCAAGCTCCGCTTAACGGCGAACGTCATCCGTAAAGCGATGTCACCGCTGGAGGTCGCCAATGACATCATGCTTTTCATTAAGGAGGAGGGTTGCACACAGACCGAGGCCGGCGAGAAGATCGGGCTCCCCCAGCCCACCGTGAGTAAGTACCTCACCGTGCGGAACCTGCCCGAAGACCTGCGTCAGCTGATCTTGGACAAGAAGCTCGATTTCAATGCCGCCTACGCCGTGGCCACGCTTCCCACGCTGGAGATGAAACGGGAAGCCGCCAGGAAGATCGTGGAAGGAGGTTTGAAGAAGGACGACGCCATTGCCCTCGTGAACTCGATGAAGGGCAAGAAACAGCCCAAACAGCCCAAGAAAAAGAAGTTTACGATCTCGTTCGAGCTGCCACCGGTCAATGCCGCAGCCGCGCTGGTGGAGCACCTGAAAACCCTTATCGCCCGCTTAAACAAGCTCGGCGATATCCCGCCTGACGCTCTCGCTGCTGTCCTCTCGTAA